One genomic segment of Plasmodium vivax chromosome 9, whole genome shotgun sequence includes these proteins:
- a CDS encoding helicase, putative (encoded by transcript PVX_090890A): MFRNVCDYFKSANEKSENGEKEAADGGNNKGDGNANGVTDESGERGTLCDEANQEDYPNEECYKNVGDICKEEASTENNFKKNYDSYNDLDNVRKGSSTSDEESRKNRDPVSNGDSGKYIEPFVNNCEVSASCAVRDSLGESANEHNAVDPEGRSGSGGGDIGSRRDKHKLDLGDEALKRRKLAECEAAEAVEAVEAAEAAEAVENAHAEEDEKSSEGTADKELPAEENLEEGANNPPSEEKVTYLQEKLEQLLSETKRYTEKLSGQRLKMNMQSKANKTRRCAMTEKEEDYMLLKDANEEDETFIIKQPANINGCMKPYQIEGLNWLYQLYRHRINGILADEMGLGKTLQTISLLCYLRFNKNIKRKSIIICPRSTLDNWYQEIKKWCTEMKAFKYYGSKEQRRELNKNVLHTDYDVLLTTYEIVIKDKSALFDIDWFFLVIDEAHRIKNDKSVLSSSVRFLRSENRLLITGTPLHNNLKELWSLLNFLMPKIFDNSEEFDNLFNISKISSNDNKQNEIITQLHTILKPFMLRRLKVEVEQSLPPKREIYVFVGMSKLQKKLYSDILSKNIDVINAMTGSKNQMLNILMQLRKCCNHPYLFDGIEEPPYIEGNHLIETSGKMSLLDKLLPRLKKENSRVLLFSQMTRVLDIIDDYCRWKNYEYLRIDGSTVGDERQIRINQFNEPNSKYFIFLLSTRAGGIGINLTTADIVILFDSDYNPQMDIQAMDRAHRIGQKKKVIVYRFVTQNSVEEKIVERAAKKLKLDSLIIQKGKLNLNHKENNKQELHDILNFGAPEVYKTQDISSISDEDIDIILADAEKRTMEIENKLKNLENIFDLSNISLDGGLNMYNDLAKDGSEDSSDEEYSDSEEGEEEDEGERDYSEGNVPEGQAAADGAGIHGVPKKKKKKKKNLNKIRSTIKKFLKNNKKNMTFLDLGERKSKWKVIQSTSNKINKKKTELQGWKAEARGGHDFQFFNNAKLDELEKLEERWSKYRVSQDKIRKIIDAQSDQKDFEKYINFSDFLDRHGKNIYEIINLIYPNIFDEHRDEEGTGDPSINGAEGGSASNQDGANKTAGEVVATEATDSVSEVQQMKKKIIKLFEAKKKLSMVRFRDKNVKVCYEYLTNFVKRHLGDNNSNEISSSKKSKSSKPVRKGVDHDLVNVDIDQIRSEKEELLKEGFAKWNKAEYNKLMSGLIVYGSDEIEFIHEKYFGNSKKTLEDIRAYLRVFFRRYNQVKGGKRLFDKIQKSDLQRQLIQEENDLIANFVEKQLSDGVDTIDKLELPPNLCYEHVQKVEEPPNPTGEVKEEKETKPAMSEEEIAYYERENKILLWLLYQQGVVHTKSIHILTPYYWAQAQDFFKYASTPFENIEYRCRLIVDAVVQMNRRNSKASNSKEKKK; the protein is encoded by the exons ATGTTCCGAAATGTATGTGACTATTTCAAAAGTGCCAATGAGAAGAGTGAAAACggcgaaaaggaagcagcTGATGGAGGTAATAACAAAGGTGATGGTAATGCCAACGGGGTGACTGACGAGAGTGGAGAAAGGGGCACCCTTTGTGATGAGGCAAACCAGGAGGACTACCCTAATGAGGAGTGTTACAAAAATGTAGGTGATATTTGCAAAGAGGAAGCGAGCactgaaaataattttaagaagaaTTATGATAGTTACAACGATTTGGATAATGTTAGGAAGGGGTCCAGTACGAGTGACGAGGAGAGTCGTAAGAATAGAGACCCGGTTAGTAATGGGGACAGCGGAAAGTACATCGAGCCGTTTGTGAATAATTGCGAAGTAAGCGCGAGTTGCGCGGTGAGGGACTCCCTCGGCGAATCCGCAAACGAGCACAACGCGGTAGACCCGGAAGGCAGAAGCGGAAGCGGTGGCGGCGACATCGGCAGCAGGAGGGACAAGCACAAGCTGGACCTGGGCGATGAAGCCCTCAAGAGGAGGAAGTTGGCCGAATGCGAAGCGGCAGAAGCAGTCGAAGCAGTCGAAGCAGCCGAAGCAGccgaagcggtggagaaCGCCCACGCGGAGGAGGACGAGAAGTCAAGCGAAGGAACTGCGGATAAGGAACTGCCGGCGGAGGAGAACCTCGAGGAAGGTGCCAACAACCCCCCGAGCGAGGAGAAGGTGACTTATTTGCAAGAGAAACTGGAGCAGCTCCTCTCCGAGACGAAGCGGTACACGGAGAAGCTGTCAGGCCAGCGactaaaaatgaatatgcaGTCCAAGGCGAACAAAACGAGACGTTGCGCAATGAccgagaaggaggaagattACATGTTACTGAAGGACGCCAACGAGGAGGATGAGACGTTTATTATAAAGCAGCCAGCTAACATCAACGGGTGTATGAAGCCGTATCAAATAGAAGGGCTAAATTGGCTGTACCAGCTGTATAGACACAGGATAAACGGCATTTTAGCGGACGAAATGGGTCTAGGAAAGACCTTGCAAACTATCAGCTTATTATGTTACCTAcgatttaataaaaatataaaaaggaagagcatCATCATATGCCCCAGGTCCACGCTGGACAATTGGTACCAAGAAATTAAGAAGTGGTGCACGGAGATGAAGGCGTTTAAATATTACGGGAGTAAGGAACAGAGGAGAGAACTAAACAAGAACGTTTTGCATACCGATTATGATGTGCTGCTGACGACTTACGAAATAGTGATTAAGGATAAGAGCGCCCTGTTTGATATCGACTGGTTCTTCCTCGTAATAGATGAAGCGCACAGGATAAAGAATGACAAAAGTGTGTTAAGTTCGTCTGTGCGTTTTTTGCGATCGGAGAATAGATTGCTAATTACGGGGACTCCGTTGCATAATAACTTGAAGGAGTTGTGGTCCCTTTTGAACTTTTTAATGCCAAAAATTTTTGACAATTCGGAAGAATTTGACAACTTATTTAACATTTCGAAGATTAGTTCGAATGATAATAAGCAGAACGAAATAATTACGCAGCTGCACACCATTTTGAAGCCCTTTATGTTAAGGAGGCTGAAGGTGGAGGTGGAGCAGTCCCTGCCTCCAAAGAGGGAGATATACGTATTTGTGGGCATGTCAAAATTGCAGAAGAAGTTATATTCTGATATACTTAGCAAAAACATTGATGTTATTAATGCCATGACGGGGAGCAAAAATCAAATGCTTAACATACTTATGCAGCTGAGGAAGTGCTGTAATCATCCCTACCTATTTGATGGTATTGAAGAGCCGCCTTACATAGAGGGGAATCACCTGATCGAGACGTCTGGGAAGATGTCCCTCCTGGATAAGCTCCTCCCAAGactgaaaaaggaaaattccAGGGTACTCCTATTTTCGCAGATGACCAGAGTGCTAGATATCATTGATGATTACTGCAGGTGGAAGAATTATGAGTACCTTCGTATCGATGGGTCCACCGTGGGAGACGAGAGGCAAATAAGGATCAATCAGTTTAACGAGCCGAATAGTAAATACTTTATCTTTTTGCTGTCAACTAGAGCGGGAGGGATAGGCATTAACTTAACTACGGCAGATATTGTCATTCTGTTTGACTCGGATTACAACCCGCAGATGGATATCCAAGCCATGGACAGAGCTCACCGTAtaggtcaaaaaaaaaaagtcatcgTATACAGATTTGTCACGCAAAATTCAGTGGAGGAGAAAATCGTCGAAAGGGCAGCGAAGAAGCTAAAGCTAGATTCGCTTATcattcaaaagggaaagctaAATTTGAATCacaaagaaaataataagcaAGAATTACacgacattttaaattttggaGCCCCAGAGGTGTACAAAACGCAGGATATCTCCTCCATTTCGGATGAAGATATTGACATCATTTTGGCCGATGCGGAGAAGAGAACTAtggaaattgaaaataagttaaaaaatttggaaaatatttttgaccTTTCGAATATATCACTAGATGGAGGGTTGAACATGTACAACGATTTGGCAAAAGATGGATCAGAGGATTCCAGCGATGAGGAGTATTCCGACtcggaggagggagaagaggaggatgaggGGGAGAGGGATTACTCCGAGGGGAACGTCCCAGAAGGGCAAGCAGCAGCTGACGGAGCAGGCATCCACGGAGTTcccaaaaagaagaagaaaaagaagaaaaatctTAACAAAATAAGAAGTACCATAAAGAAGTTtctgaaaaataataaaaaaaatatgaccttCCTCGATttaggagaaagaaaaagcaaatggAAAGTTATCCAATCGACAAgtaacaaaattaacaagaaaaaaacggagcTGCAAGGATGGAAGGCAGAAGCCAGAGGGGGGCATGacttccaattttttaacaatgcAAAATTAGATGAGTTGGAAAAGTTAGAAGAAAGGTGGAGCAAGTATCGCGTTAGTCAAGacaaaattaggaaaatCATCGACGCGCAAAGTGACCAAAAGGATTTTGAAAagtacataaatttttctgaCTTCCTCGATCGGCATGGGAAGAATATTTACGAAATTATCAATTTGATATATCCGAACATTTTTGATGAGCACAGGGATGAGGAGGGTACCGGTGATCCCAGCATCAACGGCgctgaggggggaagtgccaGCAACCAGGATGGTGCGAACAAAACAGCAGGGGAGGTTGTTGCCACAGAAGCTACCGACAGCGTAAGCGAAGTCCagcagatgaagaagaaaattatcAAACTGTTTgaggcgaagaagaagctaaGCATGGTTCGGTTCAgagacaaaaatgtgaaggtcTGCTACGAGTACCTCACCAACTTTGTTAAGAGGCACTTGGGAGACAACAATAGCAACGAAATTAGTAGCAGCAAGAAGAGCAAGAGCAGCAAGCCGGTTAGGAAGGGCGTCGATCATGATTTGGTTAACGTAGATATTGATCAGATAAGGAGCGAAAAAGAGGAGCTGCTCAAGGAGGGGTTCGCCAAGTGGAACAAGGCGGAGTACAACAAGCTGATGAGCGGGCTGATCGTCTACGGGAGCGACGAAATTGAGTTCATCCACGAGAAGTACTTTGGCAACTCGAAGAAGACTCTGGAGGATATAAGGGCCTACCTGCGGGTCTTCTTCCGCAGGTACAACCAGGTCAAGGGG GGTAAAAGACTCTTCGACAAAATTCAAAAGTCCGACCTGCAGAGGCAGTTGATTCAGGAAGAAAACGACCTCATCgcaaatttt GTTGAAAAGCAGCTGTCCGATGGAGTCGACACCATTGACAAGCTGGAGCTGCCCCCGAACCTTTGCTACGAACATGTGCAGAAAGTCGAGGAACCACCAAACCCCACAGGGGAAGTTaaggaagagaaggagaCCAAACCTGCCATGAGCGAAGAAGAAATAGCTTATtacgaaagggaaaataaaatattactttGGCTGTTGTACCAGCAGGGGGTGGTCCACACGAAGAGCATTCACATTTTG ACGCCCTATTATTGGGCCCAAGCTCAggatttttttaagtacgcAAGCACCCCGTTCGAAAACATCGAGTATAGATGCCGGCTGATCGTGGACGCCGTTGTCCAGATGAACAGAAGG AACTCCAAAGCCTCGAACAgcaaggaaaagaaaaagtga
- a CDS encoding phenylalanyl-tRNA synthetase beta chain, putative (encoded by transcript PVX_090880A), giving the protein MPTISVHEEDLIEKLGEKIEEEKLNDICFEFGIEIDDVEYKGEKKIYKIEVPANRYDLVCVEGLCRALKSFIGKYENVSYALLTNSEEACVKEKHFMRVDESVDERRSYVVSAVLKNVKMNENVYNNIIELQEKLHHNLGKKRILLAIGIHDYDKINFPVAYKFEEKEKINFIPLNETQNVNGNNFINFYQDNINLKSYLKIISDFEKFPVIVDAGGQILSLPPIINCDYTKITYDTRNLFIECTAIDRNKAEIAVNIICSMLSEYCTPKYSIHSFFVQYDKNHKAEKGNGYLYPVFKNKTLTCHMDYVRKLSGILNLSVKDVEPLLKKMMITSKVIDSSTFTVDVPFYRSDIMHFCDIVEDIAIAYGYGNIVSEKIEIAKKNSLSACTELFRNVLAECTYTEVMTNALLSKRENYDCMLRKHRSYDDRKINLDEYNPLAPPVQIMNSKTSEYEIVRTSLIVNMLKFVSANKHRELPLRFFEIGDVSYTTYDRTDTNAVNKRYLSVIFADKFTAGLEEAHGMLETVLKEFQLFSDYKIEEKSKENVAIRSDVFYKLVPKEDPSFLNERVVDIVLCPHNLKFGIMGIIHPKVLENFSIDIPVSVIEINIETIMDVLMM; this is encoded by the exons ATGCCGACGATTTCCGTGCACGAAGAGGACCTCATAGAAAAgctgggggaaaaaatcgaagaggaaaaactgAACGATATTTGCTTCGAATTTGGGATAGAAATTGACGACGTAGAatacaaaggggaaaaaaagatttacaaaattgaagtGCCGGCAAACAGGTACGACTTGGTATGTGTGGAGGGGCTATGTCGAGCGCTGAAAAGTTTTATAgggaaatatgaaaatgttaGTTATGCCCTGTTAACGAATAGTGAAGAGGCGTGTGTTAAGGAAAAGCACTTCATGCGAGTGGACGAATCGGTGGACGAACGGAGAAGCTACGTCGTTTCGgccgttttgaaaaatgtaaaaatgaatgaaaatgtatacaataatattatagAGCTGCAGGAAAAGTTGCATCAtaatttggggaaaaaaagaatcctGCTGGCGATAGGAATTCACGATTATGATAAGATAAACTTCCCTGTGGCgtacaaatttgaagagaaggaaaaaataaatttcattcCCCTAAACGAAACGCAAAATGTGAatggaaataattttataaatttttatcaagacaatataaatttaaaatcgtatttaaaaattattagcgATTTTGAGAAATTCCCAGTCATCGTCGATGCAGGCGGTCAGATATTATCGCTCCCCCCGATTATCAATTGTGATTATACCAAAATTACCTACGACACGAggaatttatttattgaatGTACAGCGATTGATAGGAACAAAGCCGAAATAGCTGTCAACATTATATGTTCTATGCTGTCAGAATACTGCACTCCGAAGTACTCCATTCACTCCTTCTTCGTCCAGTATGATAAAAACCATAAGGCGGAAAAGGGGAATGGCTATTTGTACCCAGTTTTTAAGAACAAAACTTTGACGTGCCATATGGACTACGTGAGGAAACTGTCCGGCATTTTAAACCTTTCTGTGAAGGACGTCGAACcgttgctaaaaaaaatgatgataacGTCGAAGGTTATTGATAGCAGTACATTCACCGTGGATGTTCCCTTCTACCGATCGGACATAATGCACTTCTGTGATATTGTCGAGGATATAGCCATCGCGTACGGGTATGGAAATATCGTAtctgaaaaaattgaaattgcaaaaaaaaattcgctaAGTGCATGCACGGAGTTGTTCAGGAATGTTTTAGCGGAGTGTACCTACACAGAGGTGATGACAAATGCGCTGCTATCGAAGAGGGAAAACTACGACTGCATGTTGAGGAAGCATAGAAGCTATGACGATAGGAAGATTAACCTGGATGAGTACAACCCCTTGGCGCCCCCAGTCCAAATAATGAACTCCAAAACGTCAGAGTACGAAATTGTTAGGACATCTCTCATTGtgaatatgttaaaattcgTGTCCGCCAATAAGCACAGGGAACTCCCCCTGCGCTTCTTTGAAATTGGTGACGTTTCGTATACCACGTATGACAGAACGGATACCAACGCTGTGAATAAGAGGTACTTGTCTGTTATCTTTGCCGATAAGTTCACGGCGGGGTTGGAGGAGGCGCACGGCATGCTAGAAACCGTTTTGAAGGAGTTCCAGCTTTTCAGTGATTACAAAATTGAGGAGAAGAGCAAGGAGAATGTGGCCATTCGGTCGGACGTGTTCTACAAGTTGGTGCCCAAGGAGG ACCCCTC
- a CDS encoding hypothetical protein, conserved (encoded by transcript PVX_090885A), translating to MSYSTKKKESKKTIQKNANNFEFGADIQNDIGIIQSYTLRISKINENEVCSVESSEKVQEIVQEGKMKIQEIQRKIKSYSNSAENVPPGERMRMKLMLQKLSNSYLAAVNNFQSASKNYINKTVLNDMLSKNMNESGNNLEYDSLTNFSRNSDSNYDSSRDKFNVNIYDFNFNENENYEGSYGPSPRGMENAGAGKKMKKKYKSNIFTGSKKSEVNEYLLQNDAYGQGDPYGHEDSYLGSGAYGQDVDLEDPQQERQFVSVKTVDIENEILSQKNKEIKKLHKDIINIQELYKELFDQVNIQGESIDNIDSQIMTTHDNILMSGREIEITRNRYFRNIRCMGFLFFVLIILIVIILVVFRVI from the exons ATGTCATATTcaacaaaaaagaaggagagcaAAAAGACTATTCAGAAAAATGCGAACAACTTTGAATTTGGCGCGGACATTCAAAATGACATTGGCATAATACAATCCTACACCTTACGGATCTCAAAAATT AATGAAAATGAAGTTTGTTCCGTTGAGAGTTCAGAAAAAGT CCAAGAAATTGTGcaggaggggaaaatgaaaatccaGGAGATCCAGAGAAAGATCAAGAGTTATTCCAATAGCGCAGAAAATGTCCCCCCAGGCGAAAGG ATGCGAATGAAGCTGATGCTGCAGAAGCTGTCCAACTCGTACCTCGCAGCGGTGAACAATTTCCAAAGTGCgtcaaaaaattatatcaacAAAACAGTTTTAAATGACATGCtatcaaaaaatatgaacgagTCAGGTAACAACTTAGAATACGATTCGCTCACCAACTTTTCTCGAAACAGTGATTCAAATTATGACTCCAGTAGGGACAAGTTTAACGTAAACATTtatgattttaattttaacgAGAATGAAAATTATGAGGGGAGTTATGGCCCTTCCCCCCGGGGCATGGAAAACGCAGgtgcggggaaaaaaatgaagaagaaatataaaagtaatattttCACGGGGAGTAAGAAGAGCGAAGTTAATGAGTACCTCCTGCAGAATGATGCGTACGGGCAGGGTGATCCGTATGGACATGAGGATTCCTACTTGGGGAGCGGTGCGTACGGGCAGGATGTAGACCTGGAAGACCCCCAGCAAGAGAGGCAATTCGTCTCGGTGAAAACGGTGGACATCGAAAACGAAATCTTAAGTcagaaaaataaggaaataaaaaaattacataaagaTATAATAAACATACAAGAGCTATACAAGGAGCTATTTGACCAGGTGAACATTCAAGGGGAAAGCATCGATAACATAGACTCTCAAATAATGACTACCCACGATAACATTCTTATGTCCGGTCGCGAAATTGAAATAACGAGGAACAGGTACTTTAGGAACATCCGGTGCATgggcttccttttttttgttctcatAATTTTGATAGTAATCATTTTGGTTGTCTTTAGGGTTATATGA